The window AGCGCACCTTGCCGTCGCGCACCAGCCGTGCGCACTCGGCCCAGCCCTCCTCTACCTCCTCGTCGGGCTCGGGCCAGTGGATCTGGTACAGATCGATGCAGTCGACGCCGAGCCGCCGCAGGCTCGCCTCGCACTCAACGCGGATGCTCGCCGCGGTGAGCCGCTTGCCGACCTCGCGCCGTTCGTTCCACACCCGGCCGCACTTCGTGAACAGCAGCGGCCGCCGCCCGGCGGGGAGCCCGGCGAGCGCCCGGGCGACGACCTCCTCGGAATGGCCGAGGCCGTAGACCGGGGCGGTGTCGATCCAGTTGAACCCCAGGTCGAGGGCCTCGTGGATCGCGGCGCTGCTGTCGCCGTCGTCCTGCCCGCCCCAGGCGAACGGCCAGCCGGGGCCGCCGATCGCCCAGCTTCCGAACCCGAGCGGCGTGATCAAGAGGTCCGAGTTGCCGAGGCGGCGCAGGTGCATCGATCGGGTTTTAGAGGATGGAGTGGCGGCGCCGTCACGCGCGGCGGTGGGTGGCCCCCGCAGTCGGCGGTGCCAGACGAAGGGAAAAGCGTCCTATCATGGTGCCGGGGCCGCGCGGCGTGTCGAGAGCGCCGCGTTCCCGTGCCGCCGCGCAAGAACGCCCATGCCCATGCTTCCCGGTCGTTGGAGGTGGTCGACCGCCCTGGTCGTGTGGGTGTCGTACTGCGCCGCTGCCGCGCCCGGCCGGGGCGCCGACCCCGCGCCCGGTGGGTCGGGGGAGCGGCGCGTTCCGTGGGTCGGTTCGCGGATCACCGGCACCCCCGAGCCGCCCCCACCCTATGGGACCGAGGCGCTGTTCCCCGGGCTGCGGTTTGACCATCCGACGGCCGTCGTCCGCCTCCCCGGTACCGACCGTTTGGTCGTCACCGAAGAGAAGGGGAAGGTGTACACGTTCCGCGCGGTGGCCGGCGGCGACGAGCCCCCCCGGGCCGATCTCGCCCTCGACCTCGGCGCCGTGCCGGGGCTCGACCATGTCTTCGACATCGCCTTCCACCCGCGCTTCGCCGACAACCGCTTCTGTTACGTCGTCTACGCCCTGACGCCGAAGCTTCCGGAGGGGACGCGCGTCTCGCGCTTCACGGTGTCGGCCAGCGATCCGCCGGTCATCGATCCGGCCAGCGAGCAGGTCGTGATCACGTGGCTGTCGGGGGGCCACAACGGCAGCGCGCTGGTCTTCGGCGCCGACGGGATGCTGTACGTCTCGGCTGGTGACAGCGGCGATGCCACGCCCCCGGACGCCTCGCTCACCGGCCAGTCGATCCACGATCTCCTCGCCTCGGTGCTGCGGATCGACGTCGACCGGACGACGCCGGCCAGCGGCACGGCGCCGGCGTTGGCCTACGCGATTCCCTCCGACAATCCCTTCGTCGGGCGCCCCGGAGCCCGCGGCGAGGTGTGGGCCTACGGCCTGCGCAACCCCTGGCGGATGTGCTTCGACGAGGCCGGCCGGCTGCTCGTCGCCGACGTCGGCTGGGAGCTGTGGGAGATGCTCTACGACGTCAAGCGCGGCGGCAACTACGGCTGGAGCATCATGGAGGGATCGCAGCCGGTCGTCGGCGACCGGCCCCGCGGGCCCGAGCCGATCGAAGCGCCGCTGGTCGCGCAGCCCCACACCGTCGCCCGGTCGATCACCGGGGGGCACGTCGTCGCCTCGTCGCGGCTGCCGGAGCTGACCGGTGCCTACGTGTATGGCGACTACGTCACGGGGCGGATCTGGGGACTGCGGTACGACGGCACGCGCGTCACGGAGCACCGCGAACTGGCCGACACGTCGCTGGCGCTGTCGAGCTTCGGCCTCGATCACGCCGGCGACCCGCTCCTCCTCGACTACGACAGCGGCACGCTCCACCGCCTCGTGCCGCAGCCGGCCCCTCCGGCCAACGCCGCCTTCCCGACGCGCCTCAGCGACACCGGCCTGTTTGCCGACACGGCCAGCGCCGGCCCGGCACCCGGAGTCGTGCCCTATTCGATCAGCGCCGAAGCCTGGGCCGACGGCACGGCGGCAACCAGGCTCGTCGCCCTCCCCGGCGACTCGCTTCTCACGGTCGAGGACCGGCAGAACCCGCAGCAGGGGTTCATCCGCGGCAAGTACCGGTTTCCCGCCGACGGCGTCCTCGCCAAGACGATCGCGCTCGAGACGCGCCCCGGCGATCCGTCGAGCCGGCGGCGGATCGAGACGCAGATCCTCCACTTCACGGGCGCCGACTGGAACGCCTACTCCTACCTGTGGAACGAGGCCCAGACCGATGCCGACATGGTGCCGGCCGACGGGGCGACGGTGCGCCTGACGCTGGCCGCCGACGGTCCGGCCGCAACTCAGACGCGCGAGTACCGCGTCGTCGGCCGCACCGAGTGCCTGATCTGCCATACGACGCGCGGCGGATCGCTGTATGGTTTCATCCCCGCGCAGCTCGCCCGGGCCGTGCCCCGGCCCGAAGGCACTCCCGGAGACGGGGCCACGGTGGACCAGCTCGCGCTGTTTCACGAGCTGGGCCTCCTCGCCGCGCCCCCCGCGGCGGGGCTCGTGGCGCCGGCCGATCCCTACGATCCCGCCGCCGACCTCACCGCCCGGGCGCGGAGCTACCTGCAGATGAACTGCGCCCACTGCCACCTCCGGGGCGGCGGCGGGGCCTCGGAGTTCGACGTCCGCGCCGACATGGCCCTCGAGCGGACGCGCCTTGTCGACCAGCGCCCAGTCCACGGTGACCTCGGGATCGCCGACGCCCGGCTCGTGGCGCCCGGCGATCCGACGCGCTCGGTCCTCTATTACCGGATGGCGACGCTCGGCCGTGGCCGGATGCCGCATTTCGGTTCCACGGTGGTTGACGAGCGCGGCCTGGCGCTGATCGGCGACTGGATCGCGAGCCTCGCCGCCGCCGTGGCGGCGGAGGGGGCCGCGGCGGCCGCGTTTACCCCGCCGGCGGAGCCGACACCGGGGGCGGCGCTTCGCGTGCTGCGGGACCTCGAGACCGGAGTGTTCGACGAGCCGGCCCGGCGCGCGGCGATCGCCTGGGGCACCGGCCAGTCCGACCCGCGGCTCCGCGACCTGTTTTTGCGCTTCGTTCCCGAGGAGGCTCGGCCGCGGCGGCTCGGCAGCGAGATTCGCGCCGAAGACCTGCTCGCGCTGCGTGGCGACGCCGAGCGCGGCCGGCGCCTGTACATGACAGGCGCGCTGTCGTGCCGCACCTGCCACCGGATCGGCGCCGACGGCGGCGACGTGGGGCCGGCCCTCACCGATGTCGGCCGGCGCCTGTCCGCCGCACAGATCGTCGACAGCCTCGTCGAGCCGTCGAAGTCGATCGACCCGAAATATGCCACCTGGTACGTGGAAGCGGCCGACGGCACGGTCCACACCGGCCTGCTCCAGGAGCGCTCCGAAGAGCGGATCGTGCTCCGCGACACCCAGGGGCGCGACCACCCGATCGCCCGCGGCGATGTCGAGGTGTTCGTCAGTCAGCCGGTCTCGTTGATGCCCACGCACCTCCTTCGCGACCTGTCCGCGGAGGAGGCTGCCGATCTGCTCGCCTACCTGGGGAGTTGCCGATGAACGCCGTCTTTCCGAGCCGCGCGCGTGCGTCGCGGTGCTTGCTGGTGGCCGTCGTGAGCCTGGGGGCCGTCGCGTTCGCCGGCGCGGCCGCGCCGGCGCGCGGCGAATCGGCCGACGAGCGGCTGGCGGCATTTTTCCAGGCCCATCTCGACGCCACGTTCGCCCTCCGCCCGCTCGATGCCACGCTCCTCGGCGACCACCGCTTCGACCACCTCCTCGACGACATCTCCGCGCCGGCGCGGGCGCGGTGGCTGGAGCTCTGGAAGGGGCAGTTGGCGAAGCTCGACGCGGCGTTCGCGACCGCCGACCTGTCGGCCGACGGCCGGCTCGACCGCGACATCCTCCGCGACGACCTCGTGCGGAACATCTGGCTGGCGGAGAACGAGCCCGCCTTCGAGCAGGACGCGCGCGTCTACGGCAGCTATTCGACCGACAGCGTGTTCTCGCTGCTGACGCAGTCGACGCTGCCGAAGGAGACCAATGTCGCCAACTGCATCGCCCGGATGAAGCTCGTGCCGGCGCTGCTCGAGACGGCGCGGACGTCGCTCACCGACCCCGCGCCGACGATGCTCGAGACGGCGAACCAACAGAATCGCGGCTCGATCGCGTTTTACGAGAAGCAGATCTTCGACCTCGTCGGCGAGTCGCCGCAGCTGCCGGCGCTCCGCGCCGCGGCCGTGCCGGTGGTCGCGGCCCTGCGCCGCCACCAGGAATTCCTCGAGAAGGAGCTGCTGCCCAAGGCGCGGGGCCAGTGGCGGCTCGGCCCGGAGAGGTTCTCGAAGAAGCTGGAATTGGTCCTCGACATGGGGTGGGACGCCGAGCGCGTCGTCGCCGAGGCACGGCGCGAGTTCGAGCGCGTGCGCCACGACATGGCGTTCGTCTCCCGGCAGTTGTGGCACCGCTTCCGGCCGGGCCGCCCGGTGCCGCCGGACGACGAAGCCGGCCGGCGCGAACTGATCGCCACGGTGGTCGACGCCGTCAACCAGGACCACGGCCAGCCGGAGACGCTCGTGCGCGACGCGCGCGAGACGGTGGCGGGGCTGTGCGACTTCATCCGCACGCGCGACATCCTCCGCCTCCCCGAGCCCGACCGCTGCCGGATCGTCGAGATGCCGGAGTTCCGCCGGGGCAATTCGCTGGCCTACCTGGAAAACGCGCTGCCGCTCGATCCGCAGGGGGCGAGCACCTACGCGATCAGCCCGCCGCCGTCGTCGTGGGACGCCGCCCGGGTGCGGAGCTTCCTCGAGGAATACAACGACCGGATGCTGCAGATCCTCACGATCCACGAGGCCTATCCAGGCCACTACGTGCAGCTCAAGTGGTCCAACCGCTGCCCGTCGCTGGTGCGGCGCGTGCTCCAGTCGGGGACGTTCATCGAGGGGTGGGCGGTGTACACCGAGCAGATGATGCTCGACGAGGGCTACGGCGCCGGTGACCCGGCGCTGCGGCTGATGCAGCTCAAGTTCTTCCTCCGCGCGGTCGCCAACGCGATCCTCGACCACGGCATGCACTGCGAAGACTGGTCCGACGAGCGGGCGCTCGACTTCCTGATGAACGAGGCCTTCCAATCGGAGGGGGAGGCGCGGCTCAAGATCGTCCGCGCCAAGCAGAGCTCGGTGCAGCTCTCGACCTACTTCGCCGGCCGCACCGCCCACCACCGGCTCCGCCAGGAGATCCAGCGCGAGATGGTCGACGCCTTCGACCTCGGCCGCTACCACGAGGCGGTGTTGTCCAACGGCTCGGTGCCGGTGAAGTATCTGCCGCAGCTGGTGCGCGAGCGGTTGAAGCAGCCCCGGTAGGGAGGTGTGCCGTCGCCGAGCGAGCCACCTCCGGCACGACCTGTGGCCCGAAACCGTCGCCCTGCGTCACTTTGAACACGTCTTCGAACGGGGCGCTTACCGCAGCGCGGCGAGGCCGCGGGTGGCGCGCTGGCGGTTGAGCTCCGCGAGGGCCGTCGGCTCACGGGCCACGAGGCGCACCAGTTGCGTGGGTGTCACGCCGAGACCGCCTGCCGCGGCGCGTGCGTCCCAGTCGGCGGCGGCCAGGGCGTCGAGGGCTTCAGCCAGGAGGGACGGGAAGTCGTCGTGGCTGTCGGCGACGGCGATCCGGCCACCGCGAGCCCGGCTCTGCCAGAGGCGCGAAGGTGCCGCTGGGCCGCTTCGCGGGGTGGCGTCGTCGGGGAGCGCGGCCGCGCGGGTCGCCACGGCCAGGCGGAGGCGGAGGCGGCGCAGCGCCACGGCGCGGTTCTCCGCCTGGCTGCGCCGTTCCGAGGCCTCGGCCGTGAG is drawn from Planctomycetota bacterium and contains these coding sequences:
- a CDS encoding peptide chain release factor-like protein; this translates as MPPPDPHPAALPPAALLADCDETRTRRSGPGGQHRNKVETAVILRHRPTGLTAEASERRSQAENRAVALRRLRLRLAVATRAAALPDDATPRSGPAAPSRLWQSRARGGRIAVADSHDDFPSLLAEALDALAAADWDARAAAGGLGVTPTQLVRLVAREPTALAELNRQRATRGLAALR
- a CDS encoding DUF885 domain-containing protein is translated as MNAVFPSRARASRCLLVAVVSLGAVAFAGAAAPARGESADERLAAFFQAHLDATFALRPLDATLLGDHRFDHLLDDISAPARARWLELWKGQLAKLDAAFATADLSADGRLDRDILRDDLVRNIWLAENEPAFEQDARVYGSYSTDSVFSLLTQSTLPKETNVANCIARMKLVPALLETARTSLTDPAPTMLETANQQNRGSIAFYEKQIFDLVGESPQLPALRAAAVPVVAALRRHQEFLEKELLPKARGQWRLGPERFSKKLELVLDMGWDAERVVAEARREFERVRHDMAFVSRQLWHRFRPGRPVPPDDEAGRRELIATVVDAVNQDHGQPETLVRDARETVAGLCDFIRTRDILRLPEPDRCRIVEMPEFRRGNSLAYLENALPLDPQGASTYAISPPPSSWDAARVRSFLEEYNDRMLQILTIHEAYPGHYVQLKWSNRCPSLVRRVLQSGTFIEGWAVYTEQMMLDEGYGAGDPALRLMQLKFFLRAVANAILDHGMHCEDWSDERALDFLMNEAFQSEGEARLKIVRAKQSSVQLSTYFAGRTAHHRLRQEIQREMVDAFDLGRYHEAVLSNGSVPVKYLPQLVRERLKQPR
- a CDS encoding c-type cytochrome; translation: MPMLPGRWRWSTALVVWVSYCAAAAPGRGADPAPGGSGERRVPWVGSRITGTPEPPPPYGTEALFPGLRFDHPTAVVRLPGTDRLVVTEEKGKVYTFRAVAGGDEPPRADLALDLGAVPGLDHVFDIAFHPRFADNRFCYVVYALTPKLPEGTRVSRFTVSASDPPVIDPASEQVVITWLSGGHNGSALVFGADGMLYVSAGDSGDATPPDASLTGQSIHDLLASVLRIDVDRTTPASGTAPALAYAIPSDNPFVGRPGARGEVWAYGLRNPWRMCFDEAGRLLVADVGWELWEMLYDVKRGGNYGWSIMEGSQPVVGDRPRGPEPIEAPLVAQPHTVARSITGGHVVASSRLPELTGAYVYGDYVTGRIWGLRYDGTRVTEHRELADTSLALSSFGLDHAGDPLLLDYDSGTLHRLVPQPAPPANAAFPTRLSDTGLFADTASAGPAPGVVPYSISAEAWADGTAATRLVALPGDSLLTVEDRQNPQQGFIRGKYRFPADGVLAKTIALETRPGDPSSRRRIETQILHFTGADWNAYSYLWNEAQTDADMVPADGATVRLTLAADGPAATQTREYRVVGRTECLICHTTRGGSLYGFIPAQLARAVPRPEGTPGDGATVDQLALFHELGLLAAPPAAGLVAPADPYDPAADLTARARSYLQMNCAHCHLRGGGGASEFDVRADMALERTRLVDQRPVHGDLGIADARLVAPGDPTRSVLYYRMATLGRGRMPHFGSTVVDERGLALIGDWIASLAAAVAAEGAAAAAFTPPAEPTPGAALRVLRDLETGVFDEPARRAAIAWGTGQSDPRLRDLFLRFVPEEARPRRLGSEIRAEDLLALRGDAERGRRLYMTGALSCRTCHRIGADGGDVGPALTDVGRRLSAAQIVDSLVEPSKSIDPKYATWYVEAADGTVHTGLLQERSEERIVLRDTQGRDHPIARGDVEVFVSQPVSLMPTHLLRDLSAEEAADLLAYLGSCR